One window from the genome of Salisaeta longa DSM 21114 encodes:
- a CDS encoding hydroxymethylglutaryl-CoA lyase: MLPDHVTLCDVGPRDGFQFEDRFIPTDRKLAIINALADAGLPRIQAASFVHPKWVPQMRDAEAVCAGLPDRDDVIFSGLALNQRGLERAHAAGLSHVDLSIATHDAHSQDNANMSVDEAVAQADAMLDYAAAHGLSAQMGFQTVFGYQEPGDTPLEQITELAAHFAQRPLDSLSLADSTGMANPRMIQQRVEAVQQVIGDVPLVLHLHDTRGLGLANVYAALEVGVSWFDTSLAGMGGCPFIEGATGNIATEDTAYLLEQLDITTGVDYRAVARASTQIEAFLDKTFPGTMHHLLQRSAATPA; the protein is encoded by the coding sequence ATGCTCCCCGACCACGTAACCCTGTGTGACGTTGGCCCGCGCGACGGCTTTCAGTTTGAGGACCGGTTTATTCCCACCGACCGCAAACTCGCCATCATCAACGCCCTTGCCGACGCCGGCCTGCCGCGCATTCAGGCGGCCTCGTTTGTTCATCCGAAGTGGGTGCCGCAGATGCGTGATGCCGAAGCGGTATGCGCCGGGCTGCCGGACCGCGACGACGTCATCTTTAGCGGGCTGGCCCTGAACCAGCGCGGGCTGGAGCGTGCCCATGCGGCCGGACTCTCGCACGTCGACCTGTCGATTGCCACCCACGACGCCCACAGCCAGGACAATGCCAACATGAGCGTTGACGAAGCGGTGGCCCAGGCCGATGCCATGCTCGATTATGCCGCGGCCCACGGCCTATCGGCCCAGATGGGCTTTCAGACCGTGTTTGGCTATCAGGAGCCGGGCGATACGCCGCTGGAGCAGATCACCGAGCTGGCCGCTCATTTCGCGCAACGTCCCCTCGACTCCCTCTCGCTCGCCGATTCGACCGGCATGGCCAATCCCCGGATGATTCAGCAACGGGTGGAGGCGGTGCAGCAGGTTATCGGCGACGTGCCGCTGGTGCTGCATCTTCACGACACGCGCGGGCTGGGGCTGGCCAACGTGTATGCTGCCCTGGAGGTGGGCGTCTCCTGGTTCGATACGTCGCTGGCCGGTATGGGCGGCTGCCCCTTCATTGAGGGCGCGACCGGCAATATCGCAACCGAAGACACGGCCTATCTGCTGGAACAACTGGACATCACCACGGGCGTCGACTACCGTGCGGTGGCCCGCGCCTCAACCCAGATCGAGGCGTTTTTGGACAAGACGTTTCCCGGCACCATGCACCACCTCTTGCAACGCAGCGCGGCTACGCCTGCGTAA
- a CDS encoding ATP-binding protein translates to MTTTPPEHPTPGRVLVGSEGTFGWLRPDSLGRMTYEALSDSQAVADPFGTVWKTSATSRAAYFLTTQRLFQWKNDTLHVWHTTDIQFPASADTSQLAPPAAREFFFSFVVRDTLYVQMRGVGLLYADGHTLRPLPGGLSLGGRDGIYALLPYRNHQLLIGTRTQGLFIYTGRTIRPVDWPVEPWLLRNQLYHGVRLPDGTYALGTRRGGILRMTARGERLYVLDESNGLPDQKVHFLRTDREGNLWAALNQGIARIDVASPYTYVTNHLGFDTSVNAVAWFQEKLMLGTNAGVYRMRPRAGAFPTFELLPLPTVTCSDIQPTPQGLLVALQTGLYVYTPEESYRVLSTADKAEQVVRTLTLPAPSARYAYVGFRNGGVGRLVVRDGRWTLDRMLPGTHDASVTHVVETAGGTLWASTFANGALRIEHPERENPRVTRWGLDDGLPVLIDLTLHSIRDTVYFATRQGLYRFDAATQRFRPDSTLLPRWARSDQFVTSLQRGPTDWLWGRAADMNARRDASILRPLRRTATGWQPGRPVAATRPSVVYDLAIGARGLWVAVNEPGALIHVNRRRFRAFPWPTSAPDALPPPIVRSITVAPDDSLVYGGPAGPVPQLAPATQNVRVSFALPLFSHTARVEYRTRPGPTARWSEWSARPSVTYARLRPGRHAIAIQARTAAGRRSAIATLPIVVETPWYRTPLAWAAWLLGAVGAAVGLGYGAVRWRTRRLQQRQAALERTVDAQTEALRAEKQRTADALAAVAEQKDAIASLNTTQSRFFTNISHEFRTPLTVTLGLLDTWRAADDLPDQLQSDLQQILHHNRRLLTLVNQLLDIARLEANTLDLRMQRIGLHPFLSTLAQSFVGLAERRSLTFRRTLVDAPVLADPEQLETIVTNLLSNAFKHTPAGGTVTLSTAVHDGAVCIAVADTGPGIPAAAQEHIFERFHQVEGRSAGASSGLGLSLARALAERHGGTLTVESTPGDGATFTLALPADATALVGRPDVTWRPEAAARTSAPLRTTPQSLPAASHDATAASAPDDAAAAADDARPLVLVVDDNADIRTYVRRVLTPAYRVMTAPDGARALAHARAQPPDCIVADVMMPTMDGTELLATLRDDPALDFIPVILLTARATLPDKLDGLATGADAYLTKPFEPKELRARIQNLIDQRMRLRNRFQQEQPAHLFSSDGHPGPPPQAPNFLDTVRAAIRDHISDESFGVRALAEAVGVSRSKLYRELKDYTEQSPSALIWEMRLDAARALLRNDEGTISEVAYGVGFKSVAHFTNRFRERFGYPPSELQAAATDAAS, encoded by the coding sequence GTGACGACGACGCCCCCCGAGCATCCCACGCCGGGCCGGGTGCTTGTGGGCAGCGAGGGTACGTTCGGCTGGCTGCGCCCGGATTCGCTTGGGCGCATGACGTACGAAGCGCTGTCTGATTCGCAGGCCGTGGCCGATCCGTTTGGGACGGTGTGGAAGACCAGTGCCACGTCGCGGGCAGCCTATTTCCTTACCACCCAACGCCTCTTTCAGTGGAAAAACGACACGCTGCACGTCTGGCACACCACCGATATCCAGTTTCCGGCGTCTGCCGATACCTCGCAGCTGGCGCCTCCCGCGGCGCGCGAATTTTTCTTTTCGTTTGTGGTGCGTGACACCCTCTACGTGCAAATGCGCGGCGTGGGCTTACTGTATGCCGACGGCCATACCCTGCGCCCGCTGCCGGGAGGGCTCTCGCTCGGCGGCCGCGATGGCATCTACGCGTTGCTGCCGTACCGGAATCATCAGCTGCTTATCGGCACGCGCACCCAGGGGCTGTTCATCTACACGGGCCGCACAATTCGGCCGGTGGACTGGCCCGTGGAGCCGTGGCTGCTGCGCAACCAGTTGTACCATGGCGTGCGCCTGCCCGACGGTACCTATGCCCTGGGCACGCGGCGCGGCGGCATCCTCCGCATGACGGCACGCGGGGAGCGCCTGTACGTCTTAGATGAGTCAAACGGGCTGCCGGATCAAAAAGTACACTTCCTGCGGACAGACCGCGAGGGCAACCTGTGGGCCGCTCTCAACCAGGGCATCGCGCGCATCGACGTGGCCTCGCCCTACACCTATGTAACCAACCATTTGGGCTTCGACACGTCCGTCAATGCCGTTGCGTGGTTCCAGGAGAAACTCATGTTAGGAACCAATGCAGGCGTATACCGCATGCGCCCCCGGGCGGGCGCCTTCCCGACGTTTGAGCTGCTTCCGTTGCCCACTGTCACGTGTAGTGATATACAACCTACGCCGCAAGGGCTGCTCGTCGCGCTGCAAACCGGCCTTTACGTGTATACCCCTGAGGAATCGTATCGCGTGCTGTCTACAGCCGATAAAGCAGAACAGGTGGTGCGTACGCTTACGCTCCCGGCCCCCTCCGCACGGTACGCCTACGTCGGCTTTCGGAATGGCGGTGTGGGGCGGTTGGTCGTGCGCGACGGACGCTGGACGCTCGACCGCATGCTGCCCGGAACCCACGATGCGTCTGTCACGCACGTGGTCGAAACAGCCGGCGGCACCTTGTGGGCGTCCACCTTTGCCAACGGCGCCCTCCGCATCGAGCACCCCGAACGCGAAAATCCGCGCGTGACGCGCTGGGGGCTCGATGACGGCTTGCCGGTGCTTATCGATCTGACGCTGCACAGCATCCGCGACACCGTCTATTTCGCCACGCGCCAGGGCCTCTATCGCTTTGACGCCGCCACGCAACGCTTCCGCCCCGATTCTACGCTGCTTCCGCGCTGGGCCCGTTCGGATCAGTTTGTCACGTCGCTGCAGCGGGGTCCGACGGACTGGTTGTGGGGACGCGCGGCCGACATGAACGCGCGCCGTGATGCATCCATCTTGCGCCCCCTCCGCCGTACGGCGACCGGCTGGCAGCCCGGGCGTCCGGTGGCTGCTACGCGTCCGTCGGTGGTTTACGATCTGGCCATCGGGGCGCGCGGGCTGTGGGTGGCCGTGAACGAACCGGGCGCGCTTATTCACGTCAACCGCCGCCGCTTTCGCGCCTTCCCGTGGCCCACCTCCGCACCAGACGCGCTGCCGCCTCCCATCGTGCGCAGCATCACTGTAGCGCCCGACGACTCGCTGGTTTATGGCGGCCCGGCGGGACCGGTGCCGCAACTCGCACCCGCCACGCAAAACGTGCGTGTATCGTTCGCGCTGCCGCTCTTTTCGCACACGGCCCGCGTGGAATACCGCACGCGGCCTGGCCCCACCGCCCGGTGGTCGGAGTGGTCGGCTCGGCCGTCGGTCACCTATGCGCGGCTGCGTCCGGGCCGCCACGCGATAGCCATTCAGGCACGCACCGCCGCGGGCCGCCGCTCGGCCATTGCCACCCTGCCCATCGTCGTGGAGACGCCCTGGTACCGCACGCCGCTTGCGTGGGCCGCCTGGCTTCTGGGGGCTGTGGGCGCCGCGGTTGGCCTGGGCTACGGCGCCGTCCGCTGGCGCACCCGCCGGTTGCAGCAGCGGCAGGCCGCGCTGGAACGCACCGTGGACGCCCAAACCGAAGCGCTACGCGCCGAGAAGCAACGCACCGCCGATGCCCTTGCCGCCGTGGCCGAGCAGAAAGACGCCATCGCATCGCTCAACACGACCCAATCGCGCTTCTTCACCAACATCAGCCACGAGTTTCGCACGCCCCTCACCGTAACGCTGGGGCTGCTCGACACGTGGCGCGCGGCCGACGACCTGCCGGATCAACTCCAGAGCGACCTGCAGCAAATTCTCCACCACAACCGCCGCCTCCTCACGCTCGTCAATCAGCTGCTCGATATTGCCCGGCTGGAAGCCAACACGCTCGATCTGCGCATGCAGCGCATCGGCCTGCACCCCTTTTTGTCTACGCTGGCGCAGTCGTTTGTGGGATTGGCCGAGCGGCGCAGCCTCACCTTCCGCCGCACCCTCGTCGATGCCCCGGTGCTGGCGGACCCCGAGCAGTTGGAAACCATCGTGACGAACCTGCTCAGCAATGCGTTTAAGCACACCCCGGCCGGTGGCACCGTTACGCTCTCAACCGCTGTGCACGACGGCGCCGTTTGCATAGCCGTAGCCGACACCGGGCCCGGGATTCCGGCTGCAGCGCAGGAACACATCTTTGAGCGCTTCCACCAGGTTGAGGGGCGCTCGGCCGGTGCAAGCAGCGGCCTGGGCCTCTCGTTGGCCCGCGCCCTGGCCGAGCGCCACGGGGGTACCCTCACCGTGGAGAGCACACCCGGCGACGGCGCTACGTTTACCCTGGCGCTCCCGGCCGATGCCACCGCACTGGTTGGCCGCCCCGATGTGACCTGGCGCCCCGAGGCCGCCGCGCGCACGTCTGCCCCGCTGCGCACCACGCCCCAATCCCTTCCGGCCGCATCACACGACGCCACGGCTGCGTCGGCCCCTGATGACGCGGCCGCTGCCGCAGACGACGCGCGCCCGCTCGTTCTGGTCGTCGACGACAACGCCGACATCCGTACCTATGTGCGCCGCGTGCTGACGCCGGCCTACCGCGTGATGACCGCACCGGATGGCGCGCGGGCCCTGGCGCATGCCCGTGCCCAGCCGCCCGACTGCATCGTGGCCGATGTGATGATGCCCACCATGGACGGTACCGAACTGCTCGCCACGCTCCGCGACGACCCGGCCCTCGACTTCATCCCGGTCATTCTCCTCACGGCCCGCGCTACGCTACCCGACAAGCTAGACGGACTGGCCACCGGCGCCGACGCGTACCTCACCAAGCCTTTTGAACCCAAGGAGCTCCGCGCCCGCATTCAGAACCTCATCGACCAGCGCATGCGCCTGCGCAACCGCTTTCAACAAGAGCAACCGGCGCATCTCTTTTCATCCGACGGGCACCCGGGCCCGCCTCCGCAAGCCCCCAACTTTTTGGATACGGTGCGCGCGGCCATCCGCGACCACATCAGCGACGAATCGTTCGGCGTGCGCGCCCTAGCCGAGGCGGTGGGCGTGAGCCGCTCGAAGCTGTACCGCGAGCTCAAGGATTACACCGAGCAGTCGCCCAGCGCACTCATCTGGGAGATGCGCCTCGACGCGGCGCGCGCCTTGTTACGCAACGACGAGGGCACCATCAGCGAGGTGGCGTACGGCGTGGGCTTTAAGAGCGTCGCCCACTTCACCAACCGATTCCGCGAACGCTTCGGCTATCCGCCGTCGGAGCTGCAGGCGGCCGCTACAGATGCCGCGTCGTAG
- the ppdK gene encoding pyruvate, phosphate dikinase, translating to MPHDSDTTFVYRFGDGSAEGSKEMKALLGGKGANLNEMSALGLPVPPGFTITTEACHYYNDHDGDWPRGMQDEVEGGIAHLETLMDRTLGDAEAPLLVSVRSGAAVSMPGMMDSVLNLGLNDDTVAGLARATGNARFAYDAYRRLIDMFGDVVAGVPHRRFEDVMTELKDERGAANDLDLTADDLRTLVDRYRALFEDETGEPFPSDPREQLRRAIDAVFDSWRNERAVKYRKINNITGLRGTAVNVQAMVYGNMGEQSGTGVCFTRNPATGENKLFGEFLPNAQGEDVVAGIRTPRDIQELQDLMPAIYDELQEVRRTLEAHYGDMQDLEFTIQDGTLYILQTRDGKRTGPAAIKIAVDMVDEELIDRRRAVAHLVEPRHLDQLLHPHFDEDADYEDDVLGTGLPASPGAAVGRAVFSADDAEAAAKNGEDVILVRTETSPEDVGGMDAAQGIITSRGGMTSHAAVVARGWGKPCVAGCDALTVYEDEKRFTNGSVTIHAGDWISMDGATGAVIRGKVPLVEPEMTGAFSTFMAWVDEFRTLGVRANADTADDAQQALDFGAAGIGLCRTEHMFFGDERILAMREMILADTEDARRDALDALRPHQRSDFADIFRVMDGHPVTIRLLDPPLHEFLPNDAAGQKKLAERAGVSVDAVREKVEALEEFNPMLGHRGCRLGITVPALTEMQTRAIIEAALDVQADGISVHPEIMVPLVSTRAEFDDQRRVIERTIQTVFDEREASVDVHIGTMIEVPRAALQAESIGAAADFFSFGTNDLTQMTFGYSRDDAGSFLPSYVDEGLLPEDPFQALDQEGVGELVRLGTERGRTANPELPVGICGEHGGEPSSIAFCYEAGLDYVSCSPFRVPIARLAAAQAAIKADA from the coding sequence ATGCCCCACGACTCAGATACGACGTTCGTTTACCGCTTTGGCGATGGCTCCGCTGAAGGCAGCAAAGAGATGAAAGCGCTGCTGGGCGGAAAAGGCGCCAACCTCAACGAGATGAGCGCCCTCGGCCTGCCCGTCCCGCCGGGCTTCACCATCACCACCGAGGCGTGCCACTACTACAACGACCACGACGGCGACTGGCCGCGTGGCATGCAGGACGAAGTGGAAGGCGGCATCGCGCACCTCGAAACGCTCATGGACCGCACGCTGGGCGACGCCGAGGCGCCGCTGCTCGTCTCCGTGCGGAGCGGCGCAGCCGTTTCGATGCCTGGCATGATGGATTCGGTGCTCAACCTGGGCCTGAACGATGACACCGTAGCGGGCCTCGCCCGCGCCACCGGCAATGCGCGCTTCGCCTACGACGCCTATCGTCGCCTCATCGACATGTTTGGCGACGTGGTGGCCGGCGTGCCGCACCGCCGGTTCGAAGACGTGATGACCGAGCTGAAAGACGAGCGCGGCGCCGCGAACGACCTCGACCTCACGGCCGATGACCTCCGCACACTCGTCGATCGCTACCGCGCCCTCTTCGAAGACGAGACGGGCGAACCATTTCCCAGCGACCCGCGCGAACAGCTGCGCCGCGCCATCGACGCGGTGTTCGACTCGTGGCGCAACGAGCGCGCCGTCAAGTACCGCAAGATCAACAACATCACAGGGCTGCGCGGCACGGCCGTCAACGTGCAGGCGATGGTGTACGGCAACATGGGCGAGCAGAGCGGCACGGGCGTCTGCTTCACCCGCAACCCTGCCACCGGCGAGAATAAGCTCTTCGGTGAGTTCCTGCCGAACGCACAGGGCGAAGACGTCGTGGCTGGCATTCGCACCCCGCGCGACATCCAGGAGCTGCAAGACCTCATGCCGGCGATATATGACGAGCTGCAGGAGGTCCGCCGCACGCTCGAAGCGCACTACGGCGATATGCAGGACCTGGAGTTCACCATTCAGGACGGCACGCTCTACATCCTCCAGACGCGCGACGGCAAACGCACCGGACCCGCCGCCATCAAAATTGCCGTGGATATGGTGGATGAAGAACTCATCGACCGCCGGCGCGCCGTGGCGCACCTCGTTGAGCCCCGCCATCTCGACCAGCTATTGCATCCGCACTTCGACGAGGACGCCGACTACGAGGACGACGTCCTGGGCACCGGGCTGCCCGCGTCCCCCGGCGCGGCCGTCGGCAGGGCCGTCTTCTCGGCTGACGATGCCGAAGCAGCAGCCAAGAATGGAGAAGACGTGATCCTCGTCCGCACCGAGACGAGCCCCGAGGACGTGGGCGGGATGGATGCGGCGCAGGGCATCATCACGTCGCGCGGCGGCATGACCTCCCACGCGGCCGTCGTGGCCCGCGGCTGGGGCAAGCCCTGCGTAGCCGGCTGCGACGCCCTCACCGTCTACGAAGACGAGAAGCGGTTCACGAACGGTTCGGTCACCATCCACGCGGGCGACTGGATCTCGATGGATGGCGCGACGGGCGCGGTCATCCGCGGCAAGGTGCCGCTCGTGGAGCCCGAGATGACGGGCGCCTTCTCCACCTTCATGGCCTGGGTCGATGAATTCCGCACGCTGGGCGTGCGCGCCAATGCCGACACGGCGGACGACGCCCAGCAGGCCCTCGACTTTGGCGCGGCGGGCATCGGGCTCTGCCGCACCGAGCACATGTTCTTCGGCGATGAACGCATCCTCGCCATGCGCGAGATGATCCTGGCCGACACGGAGGACGCCCGGCGCGACGCCCTCGACGCCCTGCGTCCCCACCAGCGCAGCGACTTCGCAGATATCTTCCGCGTGATGGACGGCCACCCCGTCACCATCCGCCTGCTCGATCCGCCGCTGCACGAATTCCTACCGAACGACGCCGCGGGCCAGAAGAAGCTGGCCGAGCGCGCCGGCGTCTCGGTCGATGCCGTGCGCGAAAAGGTCGAGGCGCTCGAAGAGTTCAACCCGATGCTGGGCCACCGCGGCTGCCGCCTCGGCATCACCGTGCCGGCGCTCACGGAGATGCAGACGCGCGCCATCATCGAGGCCGCGCTCGACGTGCAGGCCGACGGCATCTCGGTACATCCCGAAATTATGGTACCGCTCGTCAGCACGCGGGCCGAGTTTGACGACCAGCGCCGCGTCATCGAGCGCACCATCCAGACCGTCTTCGACGAGCGCGAGGCGTCTGTCGACGTGCACATCGGCACGATGATCGAGGTGCCGCGCGCCGCCCTTCAGGCCGAATCGATTGGCGCGGCCGCTGACTTCTTCTCGTTCGGCACGAACGACCTGACGCAGATGACATTCGGCTACAGCCGCGATGACGCCGGGTCCTTTCTGCCTTCTTACGTGGATGAAGGGCTGCTGCCGGAGGATCCGTTTCAGGCGCTCGACCAGGAGGGCGTGGGCGAACTCGTGCGGCTGGGGACAGAGCGTGGCCGCACGGCCAATCCCGAGCTTCCGGTCGGCATCTGCGGCGAGCACGGGGGCGAGCCCTCCTCGATTGCCTTCTGCTACGAGGCAGGCCTCGACTACGTCTCCTGTTCGCCCTTCCGCGTGCCCATTGCCCGATTGGCCGCCGCGCAGGCCGCGATTAAAGCGGACGCGTAA
- a CDS encoding FG-GAP-like repeat-containing protein, with protein MRLRILLFTIAGLLACLPSRAQVASRTVTSSIEEPRALAAADLTGDGRAEILTAAQGTDTVAWYEATADSTFTRHVLSDAMQGAASVTTPDLDADGDRDVLATAYDTGTVYWFENRGAGATPRFTGAQPVGTGLLGAIDARAADVDGDGDRDMVAAGFLSDQVVWYPQQADGSFGAPDTLATDLDGARRVLALHNSEAARPTIFVLAQRAQTLVALQPTAAGGVQPVRVTTFPERPRDVHAADIDGDGTTDLLVAHDTAIVWLRNTVQGFEAPQAIMPIQGGYAVAASDLDADGDAEVLAAANTGDVIWWVENRLRQDGTFAAPDAVGGPADGAVAVTTARVNADAAPDVVSAAWWARTVRVDYSQGLGVPRPPRDVTAAPIREQSVEVAWAPSPAPDVQAYAIYRSATPFGDAVANEPVGTAPAAATSYTDTGLSASTTYHYRVAAIDREGRLGPPSDTAQARPRPVAPRAPTLTSVRVADATATARWRASTAPDVVGYHVYRARQPFETASAALRVTEAPVAQRQFADASLETGGTLYYRAAAVDTAGLQGPLSNTVRAFYYPARVSINAVRTFGEARAVTDYHLVALPGRTDVPLRTTVPGTPTVDWQAYWEPGAQRDSLVAFDEGAADRFVFAPGRGFWLIGTVPWRVEAQVPTVPLRGDSAAVIPVHAGWNIISNPLEKDVLWADVARANGGALQPLWRFDAGFQQASLFQSARGGEGYYFLNTTGRDSLRIPYPGAPTPPIANAEAPTLALTVRDGDGHASTVRVRFRPDARAGTDRFDQFAPTTRFEAVSLRVPMPEAPHPEATALATTVQPTPDEGGRIPLTLHAAPGTRVQLTLSGPLRQATTPAVLHHPATGARYALGSKPQAISVTKPRTALALLLGPAAKQTSTAAPPATATLRPPYPNPVREHTTLAYALPTAQRVQLQVYDVLGRRVATLVDARQAAGRHEVQWAPEADAQALPSGVYFVRLQTNGAAYTRKLVLVR; from the coding sequence ATGCGTCTTCGCATCTTGCTTTTCACCATCGCCGGGTTGCTCGCGTGCCTACCGAGCCGTGCGCAGGTGGCGTCGCGCACCGTCACGTCCTCCATTGAGGAACCGCGGGCCCTTGCCGCGGCCGACCTCACGGGCGACGGCCGCGCAGAGATCCTCACCGCGGCGCAAGGCACCGATACGGTTGCCTGGTACGAAGCCACGGCCGATAGCACCTTCACGCGGCACGTTTTATCCGATGCAATGCAAGGGGCGGCCTCGGTGACGACGCCCGACCTTGACGCCGACGGCGACCGCGACGTGCTGGCTACAGCGTACGATACCGGAACGGTTTATTGGTTTGAGAATCGAGGCGCGGGGGCGACGCCGCGCTTCACGGGCGCACAACCGGTAGGGACGGGGCTGCTTGGCGCGATCGATGCCCGCGCGGCGGATGTGGACGGCGACGGCGATCGGGACATGGTGGCCGCAGGCTTTTTGAGCGATCAGGTGGTGTGGTACCCGCAGCAGGCCGACGGGTCGTTTGGGGCGCCGGACACCCTCGCCACCGACCTTGACGGCGCGCGCCGCGTGCTTGCGCTGCACAACTCGGAAGCAGCGCGTCCGACGATTTTTGTGTTGGCGCAGCGTGCCCAAACGCTCGTGGCACTGCAGCCGACTGCTGCGGGCGGCGTTCAGCCGGTGCGTGTGACGACCTTCCCCGAGCGGCCGCGCGATGTGCACGCCGCAGATATCGACGGCGACGGCACGACCGACCTGCTGGTCGCGCACGACACGGCCATCGTGTGGCTACGGAACACCGTCCAGGGCTTTGAGGCTCCGCAGGCCATCATGCCTATTCAGGGCGGATATGCCGTGGCGGCTTCGGATTTGGATGCGGACGGCGATGCGGAGGTGCTGGCGGCTGCAAATACCGGCGATGTCATCTGGTGGGTCGAGAATCGGTTGCGCCAGGATGGCACCTTTGCGGCGCCCGATGCGGTGGGAGGCCCTGCCGATGGCGCCGTGGCGGTAACAACCGCACGGGTGAATGCCGATGCGGCCCCCGACGTGGTGTCGGCGGCGTGGTGGGCGCGTACCGTGCGCGTGGATTACAGCCAGGGGTTGGGCGTGCCGCGGCCGCCGCGGGACGTTACGGCGGCGCCGATACGCGAACAATCCGTGGAGGTCGCGTGGGCCCCGTCGCCCGCGCCTGACGTGCAGGCGTATGCGATCTACCGCTCCGCTACGCCTTTTGGGGATGCTGTAGCCAATGAGCCGGTGGGCACGGCACCGGCAGCGGCTACGTCGTACACCGACACAGGCCTGAGCGCCTCCACGACGTATCACTACCGCGTCGCCGCCATCGATCGCGAGGGACGCCTCGGGCCGCCCTCCGACACCGCCCAGGCCCGTCCCCGGCCGGTGGCGCCGCGCGCGCCCACCCTCACATCCGTCCGCGTGGCAGACGCCACGGCCACCGCGCGGTGGCGTGCGAGCACCGCGCCCGACGTGGTGGGCTATCACGTGTACCGCGCCCGTCAGCCGTTTGAGACGGCATCTGCGGCGCTTCGTGTGACCGAGGCACCGGTTGCGCAGCGTCAGTTTGCCGATGCGTCGTTGGAAACCGGCGGAACGCTCTACTACCGCGCGGCCGCCGTCGACACCGCCGGACTGCAAGGTCCGTTGTCAAACACTGTGCGTGCGTTCTACTACCCGGCGCGCGTCAGCATCAACGCCGTGCGCACCTTTGGCGAGGCGCGCGCAGTGACCGACTACCATCTCGTGGCGCTGCCGGGCCGCACCGACGTTCCGTTGCGCACCACCGTGCCGGGCACGCCCACCGTCGACTGGCAGGCGTACTGGGAGCCGGGGGCGCAGCGCGACTCGCTAGTTGCGTTTGATGAGGGCGCGGCCGACCGGTTTGTGTTTGCGCCGGGCCGCGGCTTCTGGCTGATTGGAACCGTGCCGTGGCGCGTGGAGGCGCAGGTGCCCACGGTGCCGCTGCGGGGCGATTCGGCGGCCGTCATTCCGGTGCACGCCGGGTGGAACATCATTTCAAATCCGTTGGAGAAAGATGTGCTGTGGGCCGATGTGGCGCGGGCCAATGGCGGCGCCCTGCAGCCGCTGTGGCGCTTCGACGCGGGCTTTCAGCAAGCATCGTTGTTTCAGTCGGCGCGGGGCGGGGAAGGCTACTACTTCTTGAATACCACCGGCCGCGATTCGCTGCGCATTCCCTACCCCGGCGCGCCGACTCCGCCCATCGCGAATGCCGAAGCTCCTACGCTGGCGCTGACCGTGCGCGACGGCGACGGGCACGCCTCAACGGTGCGCGTACGCTTCCGCCCCGACGCCCGCGCAGGCACCGACCGCTTCGATCAGTTTGCGCCGACAACGCGCTTCGAGGCCGTCAGCTTGCGCGTGCCGATGCCCGAGGCGCCGCATCCGGAGGCTACGGCCCTGGCCACAACGGTGCAGCCGACGCCCGACGAGGGAGGGCGCATTCCGCTCACGTTGCACGCGGCCCCCGGTACGCGCGTGCAGCTCACCCTCAGCGGTCCGTTGCGTCAAGCGACAACGCCCGCCGTGCTGCACCATCCGGCCACCGGCGCGCGCTACGCGCTGGGCAGCAAGCCACAGGCGATTTCGGTGACAAAGCCGCGCACCGCGCTCGCGTTGCTCTTGGGGCCTGCGGCAAAACAGACATCGACAGCCGCACCGCCCGCTACGGCAACGCTCCGTCCGCCGTATCCCAACCCGGTGCGCGAGCACACGACCCTCGCGTATGCCCTCCCCACGGCCCAGCGCGTGCAACTGCAGGTGTACGATGTGCTGGGCCGCCGCGTGGCCACGCTCGTCGACGCGCGTCAGGCGGCGGGACGACATGAGGTGCAGTGGGCGCCGGAAGCAGACGCTCAGGCGTTGCCTAGTGGGGTCTATTTCGTGCGGTTGCAAACCAACGGCGCCGCGTACACACGTAAGCTTGTGCTCGTGCGCTAA
- a CDS encoding fibronectin type III domain-containing protein: protein MYRLSRQVSLILSIVLVGSLAGCDNQTPRAPLPAPQQLTATPTDGTIVLRWTAGGPAPDRYGYIVYRDTVAIVAPPAVAQRLDGIRADSLAPDTLAFVDRSPTPGTVYHYRVTAVRASGEESPPSSQVRATVFPAPVRP from the coding sequence ATGTACCGACTATCTCGCCAGGTATCGCTGATCCTGAGCATCGTGCTCGTTGGTAGTCTTGCCGGATGCGATAACCAGACGCCGCGCGCGCCGCTGCCCGCCCCCCAACAACTTACGGCCACGCCCACCGACGGCACCATCGTGCTTCGGTGGACCGCCGGCGGCCCGGCCCCCGATCGGTACGGCTACATCGTGTACCGCGATACCGTGGCCATCGTCGCGCCACCGGCGGTTGCGCAGCGGCTGGATGGGATTCGCGCCGATTCGTTGGCGCCGGACACCCTCGCGTTTGTGGATCGCAGCCCGACGCCCGGTACGGTGTACCATTACCGCGTGACGGCGGTGCGGGCCTCGGGGGAGGAGAGTCCCCCGTCGTCGCAGGTGCGCGCCACCGTCTTTCCAGCGCCGGTGCGTCCGTAG